Proteins encoded together in one Venturia canescens isolate UGA chromosome 10, ASM1945775v1, whole genome shotgun sequence window:
- the LOC122417652 gene encoding uncharacterized protein, whose translation MDYGENKNLTNSFLSTEFNKNDNQTPNFIKQFSCTLLEEGNNKSDLKLKISKLEAYSRQLCMNLIDLQKNREDITNKTLALSAELECTENETEAIYSEPNVDVSLPIKKRECCSICMGDIKKDLNNEWDYGETDDLCEPCLDAFSLPEVNVSQCCCCMYSQNHESYDCFCEKCHNLESNIGSNSASYIFSDHEILQHAQKMSRGDSNFCCVCSNFEEPFVGHCHKICECEEHIVDGAEELFGGRLDCVETLQKFMNNNNVCLGEIESNTQSKRICESCGRYDIQDSASPSHSSKCKLIKISEKNGTKIEENKGKLQNKCSVEEASNVERVEDIEGVFGVPQNTANSRSKNQIFDNEPGGDSKTKINGWKRSERLRHSETTKTESWTDETKSGEQQSMRSDFASGLFVLFVIILSYASRSPDLSLSIIYFDNFSTYLRGIFDISKNERIAKLIDLFNREFSSFQKLFYFLTNNFTFLGAVFGSISFLKSVWSVAKNLYFFLRKDSYDCYPYFSLRKPRKLLKSSFKRVIASSKSQVHYFSYVSWLALGFLIGRLSRMSDNWSPPSSGAASNNLLARVKWW comes from the exons atGGATTACggggagaataaaaatttaactaaCAGTTTTTTGAGTAcggaatttaataaaaatgataaccaaacgccaaattttatcaaacagTTTTCATGCACGTTATTGGAAGAAGGGAACAATAAAAGTgatttgaaactgaaaatatCAAAACTCGAGGCTTACAGTCGTCAGTTGTGTATGAACTTGatagatttgcaaaaaaatcgtgaagaCATAACCAATAAAACGTTGGCGCTGTCAGCTGAGCTAGAATGCACTGAGAATGAGACTGAAGCGATATATTCAGAACCGAATGTCGACGTTTCTCTCCCAATCAAAAAG AGAGAATGTTGCTCTATTTGCATGGgggatataaaaaaagatttaaatAACGAATGGGACTACGGAGAGACCGATGATCTTTGCGAGCCCTGCTTGGACGCTTTTTCTCTCCCAGAAGTCAACGTTTCTCAATGTTGTTGCTGCATGTACAGTCAGAATCACGAATCTTACGATTGTTTTTGCGAAAAATGTCATAACCTCGAATCGAATATTGGCTCAAATTCTGCGAGTTACATTTTTTCGGATCACGAAATTCTTCAGCATGCTCAAAAAATGAGTCGAGGCGattcgaatttttgttgcgTTTGCAGCAATTTTGAAGAACCTTTTGTGGGCCACTGTCACAAAATTTGCGAGTGTGAAGAACACA TCGTAGATGGCGCTGAAGAGCTATTCGGAGGTAGACTCGATTGTGTCGAAACTTTGCAGAAATTTATGAACAATAATAATGTGTGTCTTGGGGAAATTGAATCGAACACACAATCGAAAAGAATTTGTGAGTCGTGTGGAAGGTATGACATTCAAGATTCTGCTTCGCCGTCTCATTCATCGAAGTGCAAGTTGAtcaaaatttcagaaaaaaatggtacaaaaatcgaagaaaacaagggaaaattacaaaataaatgttcaGTCGAAGAAGCATCAAACGTTGAACGA GTCGAAGACATCGAGGGTGTCTTTGGAGTACCACAAAATACTGCAAATTCGAgatcaaaaaatcaaatattcgACAACGAGCCTGGAGGCGATtccaaaacgaaaataaacggTTGGAAACGTTCGGAACGCCTCCGACATTCAGAAACGACAAAAACTGAGTCTTGGACGGACGAAACGAAAAGTGGGGAGCAGCAAAGTATGAGGAGCGATTTTGCATCAGGGCTTTTCGTACTTTTCGTCATTATTTTATCGTACGCTTCTCGTTCTCCTGATTTATCTCTATCAATAATTTACTTCGACAATTTTTCGACGTACCTCCGCGGAATATTTGACATttcaaaaaacgagagaatcgCGAAGCTCATCGACCTTTTTAATCGCGAATTCAGCAGTTTTCAAaaactcttttattttctcaccAATAATTTCACCTTCCTCGGTGCTGTTTTCGGCTCCATATCTTTCCTCAAAAGCGTCTGGTCCGTTgctaaaaatttgtattttttcttacgaaaagACTCGTACGACTGCTACCCCTATTTTTCCCTAAGAAAGCCTCGTAAATTATTAAAAAGCTCTTTCAAACGTGTCATCGCTTCTTCCAAATCGCAAGTCCATTATTTTTCCTACGTCTCGTGGCTGGCCCTCGGTTTTCTCATCGGTAGACTGTCCCGAATGAGTGACAATTGGTCTCCCCCGTCCTCGGGAGCCGCTTCAAATAATCTTCTGGCTCGTGTCAAATggtggtga